The proteins below are encoded in one region of Sulfitobacter sp. W027:
- the rnk gene encoding nucleoside diphosphate kinase regulator — translation MSTPSKPRRSPRKPKIVLSSTRLAELEALSEGMMRRNPELAEQLVEELGRARIVTPQRLRADVVDLGREVTYHDAATDKDHTVTLVLPQDADISNGLVSIMTPIGIALIGLAEDAVFHWETRDGQRRELKILKVAPLEQETLQSA, via the coding sequence ATGTCCACCCCATCCAAACCACGCCGATCCCCCCGCAAGCCCAAGATCGTACTCAGCAGCACGCGGCTGGCGGAACTTGAGGCGCTTTCCGAAGGGATGATGCGCCGCAATCCGGAATTGGCTGAGCAGTTGGTTGAAGAACTGGGTCGTGCGCGAATTGTCACCCCGCAGCGTCTGCGCGCTGATGTCGTCGATCTGGGACGCGAGGTGACTTACCATGACGCAGCAACCGACAAAGATCATACAGTCACTTTGGTCCTACCGCAGGACGCCGACATCTCCAACGGTCTCGTTTCTATCATGACCCCCATCGGCATCGCGCTCATCGGGCTGGCCGAAGACGCTGTGTTCCATTGGGAAACACGCGACGGGCAACGGCGTGAGTTGAAAATCCTCAAGGTCGCGCCCTTAGAGCAAGAAACCTTGCAGAGTGCATAA
- a CDS encoding DUF1127 domain-containing protein: MYAYFIANYSPFKSAPPSPKPAGSSAQPGALRRLMRSAVLGWQRQRTIAALHELDDYVLRDIGLRRDEIPLIVKRMQADNLPKNGSTSLKHHHA; encoded by the coding sequence ATGTACGCCTATTTCATCGCCAATTATTCACCATTCAAATCGGCGCCCCCCTCGCCAAAACCAGCGGGTTCTTCCGCGCAGCCGGGCGCTCTTCGCCGTCTGATGCGGTCTGCGGTTCTTGGCTGGCAGCGTCAAAGGACAATTGCCGCCTTACACGAGTTGGACGACTACGTCCTACGTGACATCGGTCTTCGCCGGGACGAAATCCCGCTGATCGTGAAGCGCATGCAAGCCGATAACCTGCCCAAGAACGGCTCCACGTCTCTTAAGCATCATCACGCGTGA